TTGTTTCCACCTTGGAGACTCAGGGAAAGCATGCTTCTGACAACCTGAGTACAAGTCCTCCCAATATCATTTATACAAAAAAGCCAACTACATTGATTACAATTGATGGAGACCCGATTGTCAAGGAAGACAAAGACCTTGACACAGAGAGGGTGGTCAATACCCCATTCTTTATTATTAAAAGTAAGTCAGACAACAAGTTTTATATATATGGAGGTGGTTATTGGTACAATGGAACTTCAGTAAAAGACAATTGGCAATATGTATCCAAGCTGCCAAAAGACATCTCAAAAATAGACAAGGAAATAAAGAAACAAGAGAAGGAAAATAGTGAAAATGTACCTGAAAAAGCCGCCTCTCCACCTGCCATTATCATTACGACTACTCCTGCCGAACTGATTCAGTCGGAAGGGGAAGCGGACTTTGCGACTGTTGAAGGTTCTGGATTGCTTTACATGACCAACTCAAAAGAAGATATTTTTATGGATATCAACTCCCAGCAATACTATGTGCTACTTTCGGGAAGGTGGTATCGCAACAGTAGCCTCGAGACAGGAAATTGGGACTATATCTCTTCTGATCAATTACCTGAGTCCTTTAGTAAAATCCCTGAAGGTTCAGACAAGGATAATGTTTTGGCAAACGTAGCAGGAACAGATGCCGCCAATGAAGCCAAACTGGACGCACAGATTCCTCAGACTGCAAAGGTCGATAGAAACTCCACTGATTGTAATGTCACTTATGATGGCTCTCCTAAATTTGAGAAAATAGATGGAACCAGTATGGAAGTTGCGGTCAACACATCCAGTACTGTACTGAAAGCAAACGGAAAATACTACTGCGTGGAAAATGGGGTATGGTTTGTCAGCAAGAAAGCGACAGGCCCTTGGAAGGTATCTACGGAGCGTCCTTCAGAAGTAGAAAAGATTCCGCCCGAAAACCAGGCTTATAATACCAAATACGTTTATGTCTACGATGTAACACCTGAATATATCTATATGGGATATACGCCTGGGTACCTTGGAACGTACGTTTACGGTCCTACCGTAGTCTATGGAACAGGATACTACTACCGTCCTTGGTATGGCACTTACTATTACCCACGACCATGTACATGGGGGTTTGGCATGCACTACAACCCTTGGTCAGGATGGAGCATGAATTTCGGTTTCAGCTCTGGATGGTTCTCCTTTGGGATGAGCTTTGGAGGCAGTTCCTATTACCACAGACCTGGCGGATGGTGGGGGCCTCCAGTCTATAGACCACCATACCGACCTCCTTACCGTGGTGGTTACTATTCTCATGGTGGCAGACCGAATTACAACAGAGTGACCAACAATCGCATTTCGGGCAATCAAATCAATATTGACAATTCCAAAAATGTCAATATCAACGTCAATAACAATCAGACCAATAACCTCTATAACTTCAGAAAGGATGCTAAGACAAAAGACATCAACTTATCATCCAACAAAAACCTGAACCGAAATAACCTTTCGCAAAATCAGAAAAACCAAATCAACAATGCCCGCAACAAGGTTGACAATATGACTCCTGAGCAGAAACAGCAAGCTCAGAATAAAGCGAACAATACCAGAAATAAAATTGAAAACGCAACACCCCAACAAAAGCAACAGGCTCGAGACAAGGTCAATAATGCCTCCAAGAATATGTCTGCTGAACAAAAGGCACAACTCAACAATGCCAAACAAAGAGCCAATAATGTTTATACCGATAAGCAGGGTAATGTTTTCAAGCGGGAAAACAATGGAGATTGGAAAAGCAGGTCATCTGGCAACAATTGGCAATCTGCGGGAAACAACCAAAACCTCAACAATATAAAGCGGGAAGCACAACAAAGAAGCCGCAGTACGGAAAGGGTCAATAACTTTCAAAGATCCAACAATGGCTTTCGAGGCAGTGGTGGAGCAGGTAATTTCAGAGGAGGTGGCAACTTCCGAGGCAGACGATAACACAATAAAAAAGGAGGGCTTTGAACCCTCCTTTTTCTTTTCATATCAATCATACGTTACTTTTTCGCCCTCTTATCTTTTTCACTCCCCATACAATTAGCCAAATACCACCTGCCAAGACCAAAAAGGTAATCACCCCCAAGGCAATCATTAATGGGGGAGAAAATACAGCCCCTATCGCTGCCAATGCCATTCCCGTAGAAGAGCCATTTTCTATTGTAGAAACACCAATATTCCCCAATCCGCCAGTCATGGCAGTGGAAGCTCCTCTTGCCACAGTTGTGGCTGCCTGTGTAATACCTGCCGCACCACCTCCAGCAATTATTGCCAGCGTCCACTTAAAAAACGGACTGATATCACCAAGTGTGGAAGCTGTCAAGACAGTACCCGCCACCACTGCAGCAGGTCCTGCTATAGTATCTACTAGGTTATCTACTGCTGGGATATAATACACCAGCACCTCTACAATAGAAGCAGTCAAGAAACAGCCAAAAGCCAACCAGGTATCCATCCAGCTAAAACTCTCAGACAAGTCTATAATATTGAAATTGGCAGCTGCACTCACCGCCAACAATGGGAGAAATACCCGAAAGCCACTGGCGGCACTTAAACCAACTCCCGTAATGATACCGAATAAAAGGTCACTTACTTCCATAAAATACTATGAGTTAACTTATTGGATCAAAATCTAAAATAAACAAATCAGGCTGTTACCATAATGATTAAACTCACTGTATTAGTTCTCTTGATTTATGAGAAAGAAAAGAAATTGGCAAAACCTTATTCTTTGGCAATGAAAATAGCAATTAGAATAAAAACTACGCTTTTATCTTTATTTTAACATCCTTATTATTAAAACTAAGTTTACAGATAAGTGCCCCTGAATTATGAATAAATTAATCGGCTTGTCACTCTTATTCATCACATCATGTTCTGAACAGGAAATGAGAGAACAGACAACCAACCAAAAAGAAGAAATTGTGGAGCAGGACAAAACAGTCTCTATAGATGTTGCTAAAAGCAGTTTAACATTTGAAGAACTTCAAGACTCTTTAAGGCTTCAGCTTCTCAAATCAAAACCTAACAACAACCTAAAAGCTGGTTTCCTTCAGGAGTTTTACATTCGTGGACTTGTCAGACAAGAGGGAAATAAAATAGTATTTGAGTTACCATTCGATCTCCACAGCTTTGATTGTGGCGCTCCTGATTGCTATTTAACTGATATAACATTTAGTATTCCAGCAACAGAACCTATCTCCTTTCCTCAAAAAGTAGAGTTTTCGCTATCAGAATATGGATGTGGCATAGATCAAGAAACCTCAATCAATGGAATATTTGAACGAGTTGAAAGCACTTCCAACTATGTTAACTACTACACCAAGGAAACTAAGAGTAATTTGGCAATTGATGGGAATACAAGGCAAGTATATTATTTCACTGATGTAGAACCAAATTCAACCAAAGTGGACTCCATCGATAAAATACTTGAGAGGTACAATGAAGAAGATCCAAACGCCATTGTTCCTTACAGATCAACAGTAATGACTTCCAATGAATATGAACGGTTTCTAAAAACAGAATAAACTTACAACTACGTACATGTTAGTTTACAGCATTTATGCTATAACTTTTAGGTTGTATTTATTTTCAAAAAATAGATCTAAGAACTGTTTTACTAGCGCTCAATAAGCTTGTCCCTAATAGGAAAACAAAGAAGCTATAATATATTTAAAAATCAGCCCTTAACTTCATACAGTTCAATAAACAAACCTATCAAACCACACGACAAAATTACAACATAAGACACCCAATCAAATAATTCATTTTCATCCACAAACAAGATCATCTTTGAAATTGAATAAAATATCAATAAAAAATTTATTATATAAATAAATACTTTTTTAACCATACCAATAAAATCAGCAAAATATCGAACTCTAAAATTTAGACATCAACAGCATTCTAACCTCAGATTAAATTACTGCAAAAACTAAACATTCACAGCAATCTAACTACTAAAGTTTTATCAAAATAAAAATGTGAAACGAATATCCGTTTATGAAAAGTGTGTTAGAGCTTTCAAGAAGCATAGCCTTTTACAAAAAAATCTAATCCAGTTGATATAGAAAAGGCTGAATCTTTTAACAGTTCAGCCTTTATTATTTCTATTCTTCCTCCATCAACAGCTTCAACACTTTCTTCGCCGCTGCCGGAATCTTAGTTCCCGGACCAAAGATTTCTGCTACGCCTGCCTTATACAGGAAATCATAATCTTGCGGAGGGATGACACCACCTGCAAATACCACAATATCTTCCCTACCCAGTTTCTTGAGTTCTGCAATCAACTGCGGTACAAGGGTCTTGTGCCCTGCTGCCAAACTGGAAGCACCAACTGCATGGACATCGTTTTCCGCTGCCTGCAAGGCAATTTCCTGTGGGGTCTGGAACAATGCGCTGACATCCACATCAAAACCGAGGTCTGCAAAACTGGTCGCCACTACCTTAGCTCCTCGATCATGTCCGTCCTGTCCCATCTTGGCAATCATTACCCTTGGGCGTCTGCCTTCCAATTGGGCAAACTCATCTGCCAAGGCTTTGGCTTCTGTAAATTCCTTATCCTGCTTGGCTTCGTGAGAATATACTCCCGATACTGATCGGATAACAGCTTTGTGCCTGCCGAAGGCAGTTTCCATAGCATCTGATATTTCTCCCAAAGTGGCTCTGTTTCGGGCTGCTTCCACTGCCAATGCCAACAGGTTTCCTTCGCCTGTTTTGGCGGCTTCTTCTATGGCTTTTAGCGAAGCTATTACCGCTTCCTGATTTCTGTCTGCCTTCAGTTTTCTTAGTCGCTCTAGCTGCGCATTTCTTACAGCAGTGTTGTCCACTTCCAGTACATCAAAGTCAGGGACTTCATCTGTCTGGAATTTATTGACCCCTACAATGGTATCTTTCCCTGAATCGATTCTTGCCTGCTTACGTGCTGCCGCTTCCTCAATCCGCATCTTTGGCACACCAGTTTCTATGGCTTTTGCCATACCGCCCAGTTCTTCGACCTCCTGAATCAGTTTCCACGCTTTCTGCGCAATCTGGTCAGTCAGGTATTCCACATAATAAGAACCGGCCCAAGGGTCTACAACCTTGCAGACATTGGTTTCATCCTGTAAATAAAGTTGGGTATTACGAGCAATTCTTGCCGAGAAGTCTGTCGGCAGTGCGATTGCCTCATCCAAAGCATTGGTATGCAACGATTGGGTATGTCCCAAAGCAGCTGCCAATGCTTCCACACAGGTACGGGCTACGTTGTTGTAAGGATCCTGCTCACTCAAACTCCAACCGGAAGTTTGTGAGTGAGTACGCAGTGCCATGGATTTCGGGTTTTTCGGATCAAACTGTTTCACCAGTTTTGCCCAAAGCATCCTTCCTGCACGCATCTTGGCAATTTCCATAAAATGGTTCATGCCAATTCCCCAAAAGAAAGAAAGACGGGGTGCAAACTCATCGATTTTCAGTCCTGATTCCAGACCTGTACGGATATACTCCAAGCCATCTGCTAAGGTATAGGCAAGCTCAATATCAGCTGTAGCACCTGCTTCTTGCATATGGTAACCTGAGATGGAAATGGAGTTGAATTTCGGCATATGCTCCGCTGTATAGGCGAAGATATCCCCGATAATCCTCATGGAAGGTTTCGGTGGATAGATATAGGTATTACGAACCATAAATTCCTTCAGGATATCATTCTGGATAGTTCCGCTCAGTTTTTCTTTGGAAACACCCTGTTCTTCCGCTGCCACAATGTAGAAAGCCATAATCGGAATCACGGCACCATTCATGGTCATCGACACAGACATCTTGTCCAGTGGAATCTGGTCAAACAGGATTTTCATATCCAAAATGGAATCGATGGCCACGCCTGCCTTTCCGACATCCCCTTCTACCCTTGGATGATCTGAGTCATATCCACGGTGTGTTGCCAAGTCAAAGGCTACAGAAAGTCCTTTCTGCCCTGCCGCCAGATTTCGTCTGTAAAAAGCGTTGGATTCTTCTGCTGTCGAAAAACCCGCATACTGACGTATCGTCCAAGGACGTGAAGCGTACATGGTCGAGTAAGGACCTCTAAGGTATGGTGGCAAGCCTGCGGCAAAATGAAGGTGTTCCGCCTCTTTCAAATCCTCTGATGAGAAAGTCGGCTTTACTTCAATACCTTCTGCAGTTTGCCATGTATTAAGCTGTTTCAGGTCTGCATTTTCTGCCAGTTCCTGAATTCTGAATTTATCTGCTGATAGTGTTGAAAAATCGGGACGCATAGTTGAATCGGTTCTAGGTTAGAAAAGTTTACGCTGAAAGTCTGACAATACTGAGATGGCATCGGATTTCAGATGGACAAATTCATCCACGCCTGCCTCTTCCAACTTGCTCGCAAATGACTCGGCAAAACCTGCCACTACAACCTGCTTATCTGTAGCTTCACGCTTCAGTTGCTGTATAAATGACTCACTCTCTGCCTCATAATCCTCATCGGCAGCACACATGACTACAATATCCGCATCGGAGGTGATACTTTCTTTGGCGGCCTGTTCTGACGAATCAAACATCTTTTCTTCTACTGCAAAACCTGCAATACCAAAAAACTCTCCAGCAAATGCAGCCCTCGCTTTACGCATGGTGACATTACCAAAAAGTGCCAGCAATACTTTTGGTCTTTTCTTTCCTGCTTCTACATTGCGATCTGTCTCCAATCTCAACGTCTCAAAACAACTAGCAGCCCGCTGTGGCTTCAGCAACTCAAACGCTACATCTGACACTTCTGTTGATTGTGCTTTGTTTGAGGTGATAACTTCTCCTGTATTTGGATAGCGGTTGGTTCCTACCAAAACCTGCTTTCGTCTTTTGATCTGCGTTTCTTTTTGCTTTCTGATTACCGCAATCTGCTGCTGGATTTCGCCTGCTGTAAAGCTTTTGATAAACCCACCCGCTTCTTCAGTTTGCTTGAAAAGCGTCAAGGCTTTCTCTGCTAAGGTATGCGTCAGGTAATCCAAATAATAAGACCCTGCCGCAGGATCTACTACCTTATCCAGATATGATTCCTCTTTGAGCAGGTGAGAAATATTGAGGGCAATCCTTCTTGAGAAAGAAGAATCCTTTTCAAAAGAGCTATTATGTGGCGCAACATACAAGGCATTGACCCCACCCAAGATGGCTGCCATACTTTCAGTGGCATTGCGAAGCATATTCACATAAGGATCATAGAGTGTTTTTGACCATACAGATGATACGCCCATCAGGAAAATATCCTGAATTGGCAATGTCACCTGATATGCTCCCATCAACTCAAACAGTAATACCCTTGCTGCCCTAAACTTCGCCATCTCCTGAAAGTAGTCACTACCTACTCCCATCAAAACCGCTACATTTTCAAAAACATGTTGTGCTGTAAGTCCCTTGTCTGTCAGGTGATCAATATAGTCTGTAAGGCTATTCAGCATCAATGCCAACTCCTGTACATGGCTAGCACCCGCATCCGTAAAGTGCTGACTACTGATTGCCAATACTCTAAAACCTGCCAAGTCAGCCGTCAAGCGAATGGCTTCTGCCATATCACCCAGTTCACTTTCATCCCACTGTCCAGTAAGGGTCAATCTAGCAATTGGGTCCTGCATCAGGTAACCTTTTACCTGATCCAATGGCACTTGTGAATCTTTCAGGTAGGATAGGTATTCCTTCAACAGTACCAATGGGGCTTCACAATTCTCAAATGCAATTGAACAAATCGTCAGGTCTATGTCTTTCAACAAGGAGTTGAATTCTATATCCTGACCATTCAGGTTAAATATCACACCATCGGCACCTCTTTCGAGCGCTTCCAAGGCATCTGCATTTGCCTGAGATATTCCTGAGATATTTATTTTGGTATAATTCACCCATTCCCTTGCTCCCTCATTGTAAAAGGCGGGTTTGGGAAATGCCTCTTTCAGACGATCCAAATAAGGTGAGTTGATTTTATCTTCTTCCGTATAAAATGGCTTTACTGAAATGCCATTTTCTGTTTCCCACGTAAGCCTTGCCAGTTGCTCCTCCCCTTTCAGGTCTGCCACTGCCTTGCTTATCCACTCTTCTTTTGAGACGGATGAGAATTCATCAAAAAGTTTTTCTTTCATATTGAAAGCACGTTTGTTTAGGCAATACTGCCTTATATGGTTGGTTATTGGTTAGATATAATTTTATAGAGACAAGACATGTCTTGCATCAACTGGCTTGCTATTTCTGCTTGTCTTCACAGAATTCGGTTAGTACCCCAAAGGTTGATTTTGGGTGCAAAAAACCGATATGCAGCCCTTCAGCACCTTTTCTGGGTTGCTCATCTATCAGCCTGACGCCTTTATCATGGGCTTCCTCAGGCTTTTTTCTATGTCATTTACTGCAAATGCCAAATGGTGAATCCCTTCCCCTTTTTTCTCAATAAATTTACCGACAGGACCGTCGTCTGAAGTTGATTCGAGTAGTTCAATTTTGGTCTGACCAACCTGAAAAAAAGCTGTTTTCACTTGCTGGTCCTTCACTTCCTCAATGGCATAGCACTTCAATCCAAGCACCTCTTCGTAGTAGCGGATACTTTCTTCCAAGTTCTTTACAGCAATGCCAATGTGTTCGATATGTGAAATGTTCATGTTTATTGGTAGTTGTTGTTTATGCAAATTTTGCATTCGGTAATCGTAATACCAGATAAAGTGAATAGCAGATACCATCCTTCAATACTGATTTACTTTCAACGCCAATATATAAACTTCCTAAGATTGAATTAAAGGGTATGTAGATTATCTAACTTATTTTTGAGGCTTTTAGGGCTTTCTTACTAGTGGATTAACCTTTTTTCCATTATGACATAATCCAATCCCCCTTTACTGAACTGGTTTCTCGTTTCTTTCAAACCAAATCGATTGTAAAAAGTAGTTTTATTTGCCCTTGCATTGCACCAAACCCTTGTCACACCCAATTCAGCTACAGCATCCATCAAATGCGTCAACAGTTTTGAACCATAACCTTTCCCCTGCTCTTCCTCCAAAGTGGCAAACTTGCGGAATTGTGCTTCCCCGTTTTCTACAAAAAGCGACACAATGGAAACCAGCTTACCTTCCACCTCCAAACCAAAATGCATCCCTTTTTTATCCTCATCAAGCTTTACATAATCTATTGGTTTATCAGGCCACATTACTTGGTGCCTGATCTGCCAGGTTTGACTTGCCTCTATTTCCTTTAGAATAATTTGCTTCTCCATTGGTTTTCAAGTTTAAATTTTCACATCCAAAAACTTTTTCAGGACAGCTGAGTCTGCATTCTTTTTCCAGATAAAGAATACTTTCCGAGTAAATTTCCTGTCAGAAATAGGTACAAAGCTGATACCGGGGTAGTCCACTCCAATATCAGGCACCAGTGAAACTCCTATACTTGATGCAACCAATGCTTTTGTTGTCTCATCTCTTTTTGCACTGAAAACTACTTTAGGATTAATCCCCTCATCATCAAAAGCCTTTTTCACTTCATTATACAGCGAGCAACTTTTTCGCTCAATAAAGTCAATACCCTGAAGCTCCTTGAAGCAGACTTTACTTTTCTGTGCCATATGGTGGTTTTCAGGAACAGCCAACGCCAACTTATCCTGCCTAATAAGCTTATAGGCATATTGCTCTGTATCTGTAGGAGGCATTTTTTGGAAAAAGCCCTCTACCTCCTGTGTCCTTAGCTGCTGATACAGCTCTTTCTGAGGCAACTCAAATACCTGCACCTGACAGTTCGGGTAAAGCCCTTGAAAAGTTTTAAAATACGGCACAAGCGTCTGAAAGTCCACTTCATCACTGATCCCAATATGAAAAGGCTTTGCCTCATCAACTGAAAATGTGGATTCCATAGATGCCCAGATTGCCAACAATTGCTTGGCTTTAGGTAACAGGATCTTTCCTTCCTCTGTTAAATGCACAAGCTTATTATCCCGATAGAAAAGTTGACAATTCAGCTGTTCTTCCAGCTTTTTAATCCCAGTTGAGAAGGTCGACTGCACAACATGTACCTGCTGGGCTGCCTTAGTAAAGTTCCCTGTCTCAGATAGCGCCACGAAGTATTTGACAAACTGAAGGTTCATGCCATCTAAAATTACGATTAAACCTATTGAATTATTCTATTTTTACGATACAAAAATACCACTTTAATTTGCATCAACAAAAACGATTGATAAACAACCAACAATCGATTATCTACAATGCAATTTAATAATAGAGACATGAAGAAGGTATTAATCATCAATGGACATCAATACTACCCATTTTCTGAAGGCAAACTGAATGCTGCCCTAGTGGATATCACAAAAGAGGTACTCACAACAAAAGGGTATGAGATCAAAGAAGTCAATATGAAAGATGAGTACAATGTGGAAGAAGAAGTTGAAAAGCACCTTTGGGCTGACATTGTAATCCTTCAGACACCAATTAACTGGATGGGTATTACTTGGAGCTTCAAAAAATATATGGACGAGGTTTATACCACTGGCATGTTTGGACAACTTTGTAACGGTGATGGCAGAAGTGAGGCAGCTCCCAAAAAGAATTATGGTACAGGTGGATTGCTGACTGATTCTAAATATATGATGTCTGTCACATTCAATGCACCAAGTGAAGCATTCGACAATGAAGATGAGTACCTTTTTGGAGGTAAAGGAGTAGACAACCTGTTGTTTCCTCAACATATGAACTTCAGGTTCTTTGGGATGAAACCACTACCAACCTTTGCCTGTTTTGATGTTATGAAGAACCCTGACATTGAAAACGACTTCAAGCGATTCAGGGAGCACCTTGAACAAAACGTCTAATTCATGCTTACCAAAGTAAGATACTCTGTCAAAGATATGACACTCTGGACCCGATGGGAAACATCGGGTTTCATTGCTTATTCCTTTCTGGCAGTTTTCCTGTATGAAGAACTCGAACTAACCTTCCTTGCTGTTCCTTGGACACCCATTGCACTGGTCGGTACAGCAGTAGCTTTTATTCTGGGTTTCCAAAACAGTGCTGCCTACGGAAGAATCTGGGAAGCCCGCAAGGTATGGGGAGGGATCGTGAACACTTCCAGAACTTGGGGAATGAAAACCAAGGACATGGTCACGAATGAGTATGCCACTGAACCCGAAACAGAAGCTGAACTAAAAGAGCAAAAACGCATCTTGGTATATCGGCATATCGCTTGGCTGACAACTTTGAGATATGCCATGAGGCAGAGAAAAAAATGGGAAACCTTTGATAACCATTTCACCAACAGAGAATGGTCCAATGCTATTCACATTCCTGAAAAGGTTTTACCTATAGAAGAAGCCCTTTTCCCTTATCTCAGTCCTGAGGAACTTCGCTACACAATGGACAAAAACAATAAGTCCACTACACTTCTTTACCTGCAATCCAATCATCTTAGGGAGCTCAAAGAAAAAGGGCTGATCTGGGAATTCTCATTTCTCGAACTCGAAAACCTTTTGCAGGAATTCCTCACCTTTCAAGGGCAATCCGAAAGAATCAAAAACTTCCCATATCCCCGTCAATACGCTACGCTCTCGTATATCTTTGTAATGATTTTCATTATCCTTTTACCATTCGGCATTGTCCCTGAATTCTCAAAAATCGCTACATCACTGACAGATAATTTCCCTCGTATCAGCGAAGTATTCACATGGCTGGCAATCCCCTTCTGCACCATCGTTTCATGGGTTTTTCACACCATGCAAAGAATCGGAGTGGTGGGAGAAAACCCATTTGAAGGGACTGCCAATGACGTCCCTATCTCCACCATTTCAAGGGGAATTGAGATTGACCTCCGCCAACTGCTGGATGAAGAAAAAAGCAGCATTCCTAAACAGTTTCCTGAAAACAAAAATGTCCAGATGTAAAACTGCGTTTCAAAAGCTATGATAGTGATAAATAAGGGGCTATTTTTGAATGGAGTCCATATGGTTGACGAATTCGTTTTTTTAGCTAACCTATAAATTACACTAACACATAAATGAAACAAAGAAGAAGGAAAAGACTGACAGCAGACGAATATGCACAAGGGATACTTGCTGGTGACAGGATTATCCTGAGCAGGGCAATTACACTAATAGAAAGTGCTTTGCCCGAAGACAATGAACTGGCAGAAACAGTATTGGAGAAAGTGCTTCCACAAACAGGTAATTCCTTACGGATTGGTATCACAGGTGTTCCTGGAGTAGGTAAAAGTACCTTTATAGAGTCATTTGGCAAGCAGCTTACTTCAATAGGTAAAAAAGTGGCTGTACTGACAGTTGATCCTAGCAGCCAACTGTCCAAAGGAAGTATTCTGGGGGACAAAACCCGCATGGAAGAACTGGCTCATGACCCTTTGGCTTATATCCGCCCATCAGCTTCAGGCTCTGCATTGGGCGGTGTCAATGCGAAAACCCGAGAGAGTATGTTACTTTGCGAAGCTGCTGGTTTTGAGGCGATCATTATTGAGACTGTAGGGGTCGGGCAATCGGAAACAACAGTACATGGCTTGGTGGACTTCTTCCTCCTGCTGATGCTTGCAGGTGCTGGA
This portion of the Limibacter armeniacum genome encodes:
- a CDS encoding dehydroquinate synthase/iron-containing alcohol dehydrogenase family protein, coding for MNKLIGLSLLFITSCSEQEMREQTTNQKEEIVEQDKTVSIDVAKSSLTFEELQDSLRLQLLKSKPNNNLKAGFLQEFYIRGLVRQEGNKIVFELPFDLHSFDCGAPDCYLTDITFSIPATEPISFPQKVEFSLSEYGCGIDQETSINGIFERVESTSNYVNYYTKETKSNLAIDGNTRQVYYFTDVEPNSTKVDSIDKILERYNEEDPNAIVPYRSTVMTSNEYERFLKTE
- a CDS encoding LysR family transcriptional regulator gives rise to the protein MNLQFVKYFVALSETGNFTKAAQQVHVVQSTFSTGIKKLEEQLNCQLFYRDNKLVHLTEEGKILLPKAKQLLAIWASMESTFSVDEAKPFHIGISDEVDFQTLVPYFKTFQGLYPNCQVQVFELPQKELYQQLRTQEVEGFFQKMPPTDTEQYAYKLIRQDKLALAVPENHHMAQKSKVCFKELQGIDFIERKSCSLYNEVKKAFDDEGINPKVVFSAKRDETTKALVASSIGVSLVPDIGVDYPGISFVPISDRKFTRKVFFIWKKNADSAVLKKFLDVKI
- a CDS encoding GNAT family N-acetyltransferase, with protein sequence MEKQIILKEIEASQTWQIRHQVMWPDKPIDYVKLDEDKKGMHFGLEVEGKLVSIVSLFVENGEAQFRKFATLEEEQGKGYGSKLLTHLMDAVAELGVTRVWCNARANKTTFYNRFGLKETRNQFSKGGLDYVIMEKRLIH
- a CDS encoding bestrophin family protein — encoded protein: MLTKVRYSVKDMTLWTRWETSGFIAYSFLAVFLYEELELTFLAVPWTPIALVGTAVAFILGFQNSAAYGRIWEARKVWGGIVNTSRTWGMKTKDMVTNEYATEPETEAELKEQKRILVYRHIAWLTTLRYAMRQRKKWETFDNHFTNREWSNAIHIPEKVLPIEEALFPYLSPEELRYTMDKNNKSTTLLYLQSNHLRELKEKGLIWEFSFLELENLLQEFLTFQGQSERIKNFPYPRQYATLSYIFVMIFIILLPFGIVPEFSKIATSLTDNFPRISEVFTWLAIPFCTIVSWVFHTMQRIGVVGENPFEGTANDVPISTISRGIEIDLRQLLDEEKSSIPKQFPENKNVQM
- a CDS encoding NAD(P)H-dependent oxidoreductase — protein: MKKVLIINGHQYYPFSEGKLNAALVDITKEVLTTKGYEIKEVNMKDEYNVEEEVEKHLWADIVILQTPINWMGITWSFKKYMDEVYTTGMFGQLCNGDGRSEAAPKKNYGTGGLLTDSKYMMSVTFNAPSEAFDNEDEYLFGGKGVDNLLFPQHMNFRFFGMKPLPTFACFDVMKNPDIENDFKRFREHLEQNV
- a CDS encoding DUF4126 domain-containing protein codes for the protein MEVSDLLFGIITGVGLSAASGFRVFLPLLAVSAAANFNIIDLSESFSWMDTWLAFGCFLTASIVEVLVYYIPAVDNLVDTIAGPAAVVAGTVLTASTLGDISPFFKWTLAIIAGGGAAGITQAATTVARGASTAMTGGLGNIGVSTIENGSSTGMALAAIGAVFSPPLMIALGVITFLVLAGGIWLIVWGVKKIRGRKSNV
- a CDS encoding VOC family protein, whose translation is MNISHIEHIGIAVKNLEESIRYYEEVLGLKCYAIEEVKDQQVKTAFFQVGQTKIELLESTSDDGPVGKFIEKKGEGIHHLAFAVNDIEKSLRKPMIKASG
- the scpA gene encoding methylmalonyl-CoA mutase → MRPDFSTLSADKFRIQELAENADLKQLNTWQTAEGIEVKPTFSSEDLKEAEHLHFAAGLPPYLRGPYSTMYASRPWTIRQYAGFSTAEESNAFYRRNLAAGQKGLSVAFDLATHRGYDSDHPRVEGDVGKAGVAIDSILDMKILFDQIPLDKMSVSMTMNGAVIPIMAFYIVAAEEQGVSKEKLSGTIQNDILKEFMVRNTYIYPPKPSMRIIGDIFAYTAEHMPKFNSISISGYHMQEAGATADIELAYTLADGLEYIRTGLESGLKIDEFAPRLSFFWGIGMNHFMEIAKMRAGRMLWAKLVKQFDPKNPKSMALRTHSQTSGWSLSEQDPYNNVARTCVEALAAALGHTQSLHTNALDEAIALPTDFSARIARNTQLYLQDETNVCKVVDPWAGSYYVEYLTDQIAQKAWKLIQEVEELGGMAKAIETGVPKMRIEEAAARKQARIDSGKDTIVGVNKFQTDEVPDFDVLEVDNTAVRNAQLERLRKLKADRNQEAVIASLKAIEEAAKTGEGNLLALAVEAARNRATLGEISDAMETAFGRHKAVIRSVSGVYSHEAKQDKEFTEAKALADEFAQLEGRRPRVMIAKMGQDGHDRGAKVVATSFADLGFDVDVSALFQTPQEIALQAAENDVHAVGASSLAAGHKTLVPQLIAELKKLGREDIVVFAGGVIPPQDYDFLYKAGVAEIFGPGTKIPAAAKKVLKLLMEEE
- a CDS encoding methylmalonyl-CoA mutase family protein; the protein is MKEKLFDEFSSVSKEEWISKAVADLKGEEQLARLTWETENGISVKPFYTEEDKINSPYLDRLKEAFPKPAFYNEGAREWVNYTKINISGISQANADALEALERGADGVIFNLNGQDIEFNSLLKDIDLTICSIAFENCEAPLVLLKEYLSYLKDSQVPLDQVKGYLMQDPIARLTLTGQWDESELGDMAEAIRLTADLAGFRVLAISSQHFTDAGASHVQELALMLNSLTDYIDHLTDKGLTAQHVFENVAVLMGVGSDYFQEMAKFRAARVLLFELMGAYQVTLPIQDIFLMGVSSVWSKTLYDPYVNMLRNATESMAAILGGVNALYVAPHNSSFEKDSSFSRRIALNISHLLKEESYLDKVVDPAAGSYYLDYLTHTLAEKALTLFKQTEEAGGFIKSFTAGEIQQQIAVIRKQKETQIKRRKQVLVGTNRYPNTGEVITSNKAQSTEVSDVAFELLKPQRAASCFETLRLETDRNVEAGKKRPKVLLALFGNVTMRKARAAFAGEFFGIAGFAVEEKMFDSSEQAAKESITSDADIVVMCAADEDYEAESESFIQQLKREATDKQVVVAGFAESFASKLEEAGVDEFVHLKSDAISVLSDFQRKLF